One genomic segment of Linepithema humile isolate Giens D197 chromosome 5, Lhum_UNIL_v1.0, whole genome shotgun sequence includes these proteins:
- the LOC105675097 gene encoding phosphatidylinositol 4-phosphate 5-kinase type-1 gamma isoform X8, with amino-acid sequence MASGDNVDVIEVVETTSFPGPAQPTVDHLRPDQAIVEEDYKSTGEKTTAFDSSIVQHGTAGKTPTGVSRNKSERERKIGHRRVGVGGEITYKKIQTTQIMGSIQLGIQHAVGGLASKPERDLLMQDFMTVETTNFPSEGSNHTPAHHFSEFKFKNYAPIAFRYFRDLFGIQPDDFLMSMCSAPLRELSNPGASGSIFYLTDDDEFIIKTVQHKEGEFLQTLLPGYYMNLNQNPRTLLPKFFGLYCYRCNSKNVRLIAMNNLLPSSVKLHQKYDLKGSTYKRKASKTERSKSSPTYKDLDFIEHHPEGIFLEADTYGALVKTIQRDCRVLESFKIMDYSLLVGIHNLDQAAKEKAQEQRLSASADEEVGEVTETDGFIQSEREKEREDRIGAIALNRSRSINRQRLVAHSTAMESIQAESEPIDEEDDVPSGGIPARNARGERLLLFLGIIDILQSYRLKKKLEHTWKSMIHDGDTVSVHRPGFYAQRFQDFMAKTVFKKIPSLDLPEIKGNHRKFRNLVTSYIALKHSPSKRKSISRPLRPLEGDFDSTAVTATGGSAMHATSPTKAAVSPPDSAISATNAVVTSVSAPIATSTPVNLAAGPLSPPPLSLAAGQGPHHEHPPGAAPAVKVTSYPAVLKGRSAASPPNPNLVPSGKVPPPVPPRGTGSSRTGRSSEDHRGPAGAAASTTSSATSSRGGTLPSTCSTPPPPFDDAVRSNDQTLASGGHLQHGGASILASSLSSAHSKQNKVVHHVTLTKTYHDTVSISDVHLESSGSGSGSGGRETKSSLSVESGGSSRGGGGLTWTPPAGSAEGSTPTWTEGTPSFTESSSSGDIGCPTTPVKGSQRQDDGGRIAATVEEALASLTTEMTHL; translated from the exons ATGGCTTCGGGCGACAATGTAGACGTGATCGAGGTGGTTGAGACGACGAGCTTTCCCGGCCCGGCGCAACCCACGGTGGATCACCTCAGACCGGACCAGGCCATCGTCGAGGAAGACT ATAAGTCAACCGGAGAAAAAACAACAGCATTTGAC AGCTCAATAGTGCAACATGGTACCGCTGGCAAGACCCCTACGGGGGTATCAAGAAACAAATCGGAACGGGAGAGAAAGATCGGGCATCGAAGAGTTGGTGTGGGAGGTGAAATCACATATAAGAAG ATCCAAACCACACAAATTATGGGATCTATCCAACTGGGTATACAACATGCTGTTGGTGGTCTTGCGAGCAAACCCGAACGCGATTTATTAATGCAGGACTTCATGACGGTGGAGACAACGAACTTTCCTAGCGAAGGATCAAATCATACTCCAGCCCATCATTTCTCGGagttcaaatttaaaaattatgcaccCATTGCATTTCGTTATTTTAGAGATCTCTTTGGCATTCAACCAGATGACTTTTTG atgtCGATGTGTAGCGCACCACTGCGCGAGTTATCAAATCCTGGCGCTAGTGGGAGTATCTTTTATCTGACGGATGATGATGAATTTATCATAAAGACTGTGCAACATAAAGAAGGGGAGTTTTTACAAACTCTACTTCCAGGATATTACATG AATCTAAATCAGAATCCGAGAACGTTATTGCCAAAATTTTTTGGATTGTATTGCTATCGGTGTAATAGTAAAAATGTTAGATTAATAGCTATGAATAATCTTTTACCTTCATCTGTAAAATTGCATCAAAAATACGATTTGAAAGGATCTACATATAAAAGAAAG GCATCAAAAACAGAACGTTCGAAATCTTCTCCAACGTATAAAGACCTAGATTTCATAGAGCATCATCCGGAAGGCATCTTTTTAGAAGCTGATACGTATGGTGCTTTAGTTAAAACTATTCAACGGGATTGTCGTGTGTTAGAAAGTTTCAAAATCATGGATTACTCTTTACTTGTTGGAATCCATAACCTCGACCAGGCAGCGAAGGAAAAAGCA CAAGAGCAAAGATTATCGGCAAGTGCTGATGAAGAAGTTGGGGAGGTAACTGAAACTGACGGATTTATTCAAagcgaaagagaaaaggagagagaagaTAGAATAGGTGCTATCGCTCTGAATCGATCGCGTAGTATAAATCGTCAAAGGCTGGTTGCTCATAGTACAGCAATGGAAAGTATTCAAGCTGAGAGCGAACCGATAGATGAGGAAGATGATGTACc TTCAGGCGGCATTCCTGCCAGGAACGCGCGTGGTGAACGTCTATTATTATTCCTTGGTATTATCGACATTTTGCAGAGCTACAGGTTGAAGAAAAAACTGGAGCACACATGGAAATCAATGATACACGACGGA GATACGGTATCGGTCCATCGGCCAGGATTTTACGCGCAACGTTTTCAAGATTTCATGGCCAAGACAGTATTCAAGAAAATACCATCAC TGGACCTGCCTGAGATTAAGGGGAATCACCGCAAATTCCGTAACCTCGTCACCAGCTACATAG CCTTAAAACATTCCCCATCGAAGAGGAAAAGCATAAGCAGACCACTGAGACCGCTGGAAGGTGACTTCGATTCTACCG CGGTGACGGCAACTGGAGGTTCGGCAATGCATGCTACATCACCCACAAAAGCCG CAGTTAGCCCGCCCGATTCTGCGATCAGCGCGACGAACGCGGTGGTCACGAGCGTCTCGGCGCCGATCGCCACCTCGACCCCGGTTAATCTTGCCGCCGGTCCGCTGAGCCCACCCCCGTTGAGCCTGGCTGCCGGTCAAGGTCCGCATCACGAGCATCCACCCGGGGCCGCCCCCGCGGTCAAGGTCACGAGTTACCCGGCTGTACTGAAGGGCAGAAGCGCGGCCAGTCCGCCGAATCCGAATCTGGTGCCGTCCGGCAAGGTGCCGCCGCCGGTGCCGCCTCGGGGCACGGGCTCCTCGCGGACCGGCAGGTCCTCCGAAGATCACCGGGGGCCAGCCGGCGCCGCCGCCTCGACGACATCGTCGGCAACATCCAGCCGAG GTGGCACCCTTCCTTCCACCTGCTCTACCCCGCCCCCGCCCTTTGACGATGCAGTCCGCTCGAACGACCAAACCCTGGCTTCCGGTGGCCACCTTCAGCACGGCGGCGCGTCCATCCTCGCGAGCAGTCTGAGCTCTGCTCACTCCAAACAAAATAAGGTTGTTCATCATGTTACCCTCACCAAGACTTATCACGATACTGTAAG CATATCGGACGTGCATTTGGAGAGCAGCGgtagcggcagcggcagcggcggcagGGAAACCAAGTCGTCGCTGAGCGTCGAGAGCGGCGGCAGCAgtcgcggcggcggcggtctCACGTGGACGCCACCGGCGGGCAGCGCCGAGGGCTCGACACCCACGTGGACCGAGGGCACGCCATCCTTCACCGAGAGCTCCAGCAGCGGCGACATAG GTTGCCCGACGACGCCGGTCAAAGGTAGTCAACGTCAGGATGACGGTGGAAGAATCGCGGCCACTGTGGAGGAGGCACTAGCGAGTCTCACAACCGAGATG
- the LOC105675097 gene encoding phosphatidylinositol 4-phosphate 5-kinase type-1 gamma isoform X1 gives MASGDNVDVIEVVETTSFPGPAQPTVDHLRPDQAIVEEDYKSTGEKTTAFDSSIVQHGTAGKTPTGVSRNKSERERKIGHRRVGVGGEITYKKIQTTQIMGSIQLGIQHAVGGLASKPERDLLMQDFMTVETTNFPSEGSNHTPAHHFSEFKFKNYAPIAFRYFRDLFGIQPDDFLMSMCSAPLRELSNPGASGSIFYLTDDDEFIIKTVQHKEGEFLQTLLPGYYMNLNQNPRTLLPKFFGLYCYRCNSKNVRLIAMNNLLPSSVKLHQKYDLKGSTYKRKASKTERSKSSPTYKDLDFIEHHPEGIFLEADTYGALVKTIQRDCRVLESFKIMDYSLLVGIHNLDQAAKEKAQEQRLSASADEEVGEVTETDGFIQSEREKEREDRIGAIALNRSRSINRQRLVAHSTAMESIQAESEPIDEEDDVPSGGIPARNARGERLLLFLGIIDILQSYRLKKKLEHTWKSMIHDGDTVSVHRPGFYAQRFQDFMAKTVFKKIPSLDLPEIKGNHRKFRNLVTSYIALKHSPSKRKSISRPLRPLEGDFDSTAVTATGGSAMHATSPTKAAVSPPDSAISATNAVVTSVSAPIATSTPVNLAAGPLSPPPLSLAAGQGPHHEHPPGAAPAVKVTSYPAVLKGRSAASPPNPNLVPSGKVPPPVPPRGTGSSRTGRSSEDHRGPAGAAASTTSSATSSRGGTLPSTCSTPPPPFDDAVRSNDQTLASGGHLQHGGASILASSLSSAHSKQNKVVHHVTLTKTYHDTVSISDVHLESSGSGSGSGGRETKSSLSVESGGSSRGGGGLTWTPPAGSAEGSTPTWTEGTPSFTESSSSGDIGCPTTPVKGSQRQDDGGRIAATVEEALASLTTEMRRTSQGGHHQLEQSTSFSFYRQIRMSLKRGSSHHVAIMRNMQKALNVRRRAP, from the exons ATGGCTTCGGGCGACAATGTAGACGTGATCGAGGTGGTTGAGACGACGAGCTTTCCCGGCCCGGCGCAACCCACGGTGGATCACCTCAGACCGGACCAGGCCATCGTCGAGGAAGACT ATAAGTCAACCGGAGAAAAAACAACAGCATTTGAC AGCTCAATAGTGCAACATGGTACCGCTGGCAAGACCCCTACGGGGGTATCAAGAAACAAATCGGAACGGGAGAGAAAGATCGGGCATCGAAGAGTTGGTGTGGGAGGTGAAATCACATATAAGAAG ATCCAAACCACACAAATTATGGGATCTATCCAACTGGGTATACAACATGCTGTTGGTGGTCTTGCGAGCAAACCCGAACGCGATTTATTAATGCAGGACTTCATGACGGTGGAGACAACGAACTTTCCTAGCGAAGGATCAAATCATACTCCAGCCCATCATTTCTCGGagttcaaatttaaaaattatgcaccCATTGCATTTCGTTATTTTAGAGATCTCTTTGGCATTCAACCAGATGACTTTTTG atgtCGATGTGTAGCGCACCACTGCGCGAGTTATCAAATCCTGGCGCTAGTGGGAGTATCTTTTATCTGACGGATGATGATGAATTTATCATAAAGACTGTGCAACATAAAGAAGGGGAGTTTTTACAAACTCTACTTCCAGGATATTACATG AATCTAAATCAGAATCCGAGAACGTTATTGCCAAAATTTTTTGGATTGTATTGCTATCGGTGTAATAGTAAAAATGTTAGATTAATAGCTATGAATAATCTTTTACCTTCATCTGTAAAATTGCATCAAAAATACGATTTGAAAGGATCTACATATAAAAGAAAG GCATCAAAAACAGAACGTTCGAAATCTTCTCCAACGTATAAAGACCTAGATTTCATAGAGCATCATCCGGAAGGCATCTTTTTAGAAGCTGATACGTATGGTGCTTTAGTTAAAACTATTCAACGGGATTGTCGTGTGTTAGAAAGTTTCAAAATCATGGATTACTCTTTACTTGTTGGAATCCATAACCTCGACCAGGCAGCGAAGGAAAAAGCA CAAGAGCAAAGATTATCGGCAAGTGCTGATGAAGAAGTTGGGGAGGTAACTGAAACTGACGGATTTATTCAAagcgaaagagaaaaggagagagaagaTAGAATAGGTGCTATCGCTCTGAATCGATCGCGTAGTATAAATCGTCAAAGGCTGGTTGCTCATAGTACAGCAATGGAAAGTATTCAAGCTGAGAGCGAACCGATAGATGAGGAAGATGATGTACc TTCAGGCGGCATTCCTGCCAGGAACGCGCGTGGTGAACGTCTATTATTATTCCTTGGTATTATCGACATTTTGCAGAGCTACAGGTTGAAGAAAAAACTGGAGCACACATGGAAATCAATGATACACGACGGA GATACGGTATCGGTCCATCGGCCAGGATTTTACGCGCAACGTTTTCAAGATTTCATGGCCAAGACAGTATTCAAGAAAATACCATCAC TGGACCTGCCTGAGATTAAGGGGAATCACCGCAAATTCCGTAACCTCGTCACCAGCTACATAG CCTTAAAACATTCCCCATCGAAGAGGAAAAGCATAAGCAGACCACTGAGACCGCTGGAAGGTGACTTCGATTCTACCG CGGTGACGGCAACTGGAGGTTCGGCAATGCATGCTACATCACCCACAAAAGCCG CAGTTAGCCCGCCCGATTCTGCGATCAGCGCGACGAACGCGGTGGTCACGAGCGTCTCGGCGCCGATCGCCACCTCGACCCCGGTTAATCTTGCCGCCGGTCCGCTGAGCCCACCCCCGTTGAGCCTGGCTGCCGGTCAAGGTCCGCATCACGAGCATCCACCCGGGGCCGCCCCCGCGGTCAAGGTCACGAGTTACCCGGCTGTACTGAAGGGCAGAAGCGCGGCCAGTCCGCCGAATCCGAATCTGGTGCCGTCCGGCAAGGTGCCGCCGCCGGTGCCGCCTCGGGGCACGGGCTCCTCGCGGACCGGCAGGTCCTCCGAAGATCACCGGGGGCCAGCCGGCGCCGCCGCCTCGACGACATCGTCGGCAACATCCAGCCGAG GTGGCACCCTTCCTTCCACCTGCTCTACCCCGCCCCCGCCCTTTGACGATGCAGTCCGCTCGAACGACCAAACCCTGGCTTCCGGTGGCCACCTTCAGCACGGCGGCGCGTCCATCCTCGCGAGCAGTCTGAGCTCTGCTCACTCCAAACAAAATAAGGTTGTTCATCATGTTACCCTCACCAAGACTTATCACGATACTGTAAG CATATCGGACGTGCATTTGGAGAGCAGCGgtagcggcagcggcagcggcggcagGGAAACCAAGTCGTCGCTGAGCGTCGAGAGCGGCGGCAGCAgtcgcggcggcggcggtctCACGTGGACGCCACCGGCGGGCAGCGCCGAGGGCTCGACACCCACGTGGACCGAGGGCACGCCATCCTTCACCGAGAGCTCCAGCAGCGGCGACATAG GTTGCCCGACGACGCCGGTCAAAGGTAGTCAACGTCAGGATGACGGTGGAAGAATCGCGGCCACTGTGGAGGAGGCACTAGCGAGTCTCACAACCGAGATG
- the LOC105675097 gene encoding phosphatidylinositol 4-phosphate 5-kinase type-1 alpha isoform X10 — translation MASGDNVDVIEVVETTSFPGPAQPTVDHLRPDQAIVEEDYKSTGEKTTAFDSSIVQHGTAGKTPTGVSRNKSERERKIGHRRVGVGGEITYKKIQTTQIMGSIQLGIQHAVGGLASKPERDLLMQDFMTVETTNFPSEGSNHTPAHHFSEFKFKNYAPIAFRYFRDLFGIQPDDFLMSMCSAPLRELSNPGASGSIFYLTDDDEFIIKTVQHKEGEFLQTLLPGYYMNLNQNPRTLLPKFFGLYCYRCNSKNVRLIAMNNLLPSSVKLHQKYDLKGSTYKRKASKTERSKSSPTYKDLDFIEHHPEGIFLEADTYGALVKTIQRDCRVLESFKIMDYSLLVGIHNLDQAAKEKAQEQRLSASADEEVGEVTETDGFIQSEREKEREDRIGAIALNRSRSINRQRLVAHSTAMESIQAESEPIDEEDDVPSGGIPARNARGERLLLFLGIIDILQSYRLKKKLEHTWKSMIHDGDTVSVHRPGFYAQRFQDFMAKTVFKKIPSLDLPEIKGNHRKFRNLVTSYIALKHSPSKRKSISRPLRPLEGDFDSTGGTLPSTCSTPPPPFDDAVRSNDQTLASGGHLQHGGASILASSLSSAHSKQNKVVHHVTLTKTYHDTVSISDVHLESSGSGSGSGGRETKSSLSVESGGSSRGGGGLTWTPPAGSAEGSTPTWTEGTPSFTESSSSGDIGCPTTPVKGSQRQDDGGRIAATVEEALASLTTEMRRTSQGGHHQLEQSTSFSFYRQIRMSLKRGSSHHVAIMRNMQKALNVRRRAP, via the exons ATGGCTTCGGGCGACAATGTAGACGTGATCGAGGTGGTTGAGACGACGAGCTTTCCCGGCCCGGCGCAACCCACGGTGGATCACCTCAGACCGGACCAGGCCATCGTCGAGGAAGACT ATAAGTCAACCGGAGAAAAAACAACAGCATTTGAC AGCTCAATAGTGCAACATGGTACCGCTGGCAAGACCCCTACGGGGGTATCAAGAAACAAATCGGAACGGGAGAGAAAGATCGGGCATCGAAGAGTTGGTGTGGGAGGTGAAATCACATATAAGAAG ATCCAAACCACACAAATTATGGGATCTATCCAACTGGGTATACAACATGCTGTTGGTGGTCTTGCGAGCAAACCCGAACGCGATTTATTAATGCAGGACTTCATGACGGTGGAGACAACGAACTTTCCTAGCGAAGGATCAAATCATACTCCAGCCCATCATTTCTCGGagttcaaatttaaaaattatgcaccCATTGCATTTCGTTATTTTAGAGATCTCTTTGGCATTCAACCAGATGACTTTTTG atgtCGATGTGTAGCGCACCACTGCGCGAGTTATCAAATCCTGGCGCTAGTGGGAGTATCTTTTATCTGACGGATGATGATGAATTTATCATAAAGACTGTGCAACATAAAGAAGGGGAGTTTTTACAAACTCTACTTCCAGGATATTACATG AATCTAAATCAGAATCCGAGAACGTTATTGCCAAAATTTTTTGGATTGTATTGCTATCGGTGTAATAGTAAAAATGTTAGATTAATAGCTATGAATAATCTTTTACCTTCATCTGTAAAATTGCATCAAAAATACGATTTGAAAGGATCTACATATAAAAGAAAG GCATCAAAAACAGAACGTTCGAAATCTTCTCCAACGTATAAAGACCTAGATTTCATAGAGCATCATCCGGAAGGCATCTTTTTAGAAGCTGATACGTATGGTGCTTTAGTTAAAACTATTCAACGGGATTGTCGTGTGTTAGAAAGTTTCAAAATCATGGATTACTCTTTACTTGTTGGAATCCATAACCTCGACCAGGCAGCGAAGGAAAAAGCA CAAGAGCAAAGATTATCGGCAAGTGCTGATGAAGAAGTTGGGGAGGTAACTGAAACTGACGGATTTATTCAAagcgaaagagaaaaggagagagaagaTAGAATAGGTGCTATCGCTCTGAATCGATCGCGTAGTATAAATCGTCAAAGGCTGGTTGCTCATAGTACAGCAATGGAAAGTATTCAAGCTGAGAGCGAACCGATAGATGAGGAAGATGATGTACc TTCAGGCGGCATTCCTGCCAGGAACGCGCGTGGTGAACGTCTATTATTATTCCTTGGTATTATCGACATTTTGCAGAGCTACAGGTTGAAGAAAAAACTGGAGCACACATGGAAATCAATGATACACGACGGA GATACGGTATCGGTCCATCGGCCAGGATTTTACGCGCAACGTTTTCAAGATTTCATGGCCAAGACAGTATTCAAGAAAATACCATCAC TGGACCTGCCTGAGATTAAGGGGAATCACCGCAAATTCCGTAACCTCGTCACCAGCTACATAG CCTTAAAACATTCCCCATCGAAGAGGAAAAGCATAAGCAGACCACTGAGACCGCTGGAAGGTGACTTCGATTCTACCG GTGGCACCCTTCCTTCCACCTGCTCTACCCCGCCCCCGCCCTTTGACGATGCAGTCCGCTCGAACGACCAAACCCTGGCTTCCGGTGGCCACCTTCAGCACGGCGGCGCGTCCATCCTCGCGAGCAGTCTGAGCTCTGCTCACTCCAAACAAAATAAGGTTGTTCATCATGTTACCCTCACCAAGACTTATCACGATACTGTAAG CATATCGGACGTGCATTTGGAGAGCAGCGgtagcggcagcggcagcggcggcagGGAAACCAAGTCGTCGCTGAGCGTCGAGAGCGGCGGCAGCAgtcgcggcggcggcggtctCACGTGGACGCCACCGGCGGGCAGCGCCGAGGGCTCGACACCCACGTGGACCGAGGGCACGCCATCCTTCACCGAGAGCTCCAGCAGCGGCGACATAG GTTGCCCGACGACGCCGGTCAAAGGTAGTCAACGTCAGGATGACGGTGGAAGAATCGCGGCCACTGTGGAGGAGGCACTAGCGAGTCTCACAACCGAGATG